The following coding sequences are from one Vicugna pacos chromosome 19, VicPac4, whole genome shotgun sequence window:
- the EMILIN3 gene encoding EMILIN-3 isoform X4, giving the protein MYRTVFRPKYKVGYKTVTDLAWRCCPGLTGEGCPEHLTDHGATPPRPEPEPQIPSGQVGSGPRPLPSSRAAPIPHGRKGPGLFGERLERLEGDVQRLAQAYGTLSGLVASHKDPNRMTSGPRAPATPVGFGVIPEGFVNPGDRAGGPLTPPLDEILSKVTEVSNTLRTKVQLLDEVHGLALGHEAHLQRLREAPPSPLTSLALLDEYVDRRLHRLWGSLLDGFEQKLQSVQSVCDLRVQEVRQQCEEGQAASRRLHQSLDGRELALRRELSQLGTRLQGLSVAGGGSCCGQLALISARLDSLEKNLQAVSKAQRGHSPPDGDDLTRLSAAMLEGGVDGLLDGLEMVNGTEGGAQGCCLGMGEEGWGVRGFHTMLEERVQRLEERLVTLAGELNHDSAPSGRPARPLVQTELAVLEQRLVSLETSCTPSTTSAILDNLVAEVKVWQSRSEALLRQVASHAALLRQLNGTVADVQGQLAEATGSSLQGEITLLKVNLNSVSKSLTGLSDSVSQYSDAFLAANISLDERERKVEAEVHAIQDQVSSQGSQLRAGHRQVLSLRGELERLKASVADVAGGLSRCQDTAQELQHAVGHFNQRVAQVEGTCGKLGLHAAGLGRLPAESLGPREGLWSHMDQLNRTLAQHTKDIARLRDDLLDCRAQLAEQVRPGQAN; this is encoded by the exons AT GTACCGCACGGTGTTCAGACCCAAATACAAGGTGGGCTACAAGACAGTGACAGACCTCGCCTGGCGTTGCTGCCCCGGCCTCACTGGAGAAGGCTGCCCCGAGCACCTCACAGACCACGGGGCCACCCCACCTCGGCCAGAGCCTGAGCCCCAGATTCCCTCAGGGCAGGTGGGCTCAGGCCCCAGGCCCCTTCCTTCTAGCAGAGCAGCCCCCATCCCCCACG gaaggaaaggccCAGGGCTGTTTGGTGAACGGCTAGAACGTCTCGAAGGTGATGTCCAGCGTCTAGCACAAGCATATGGTACCCTCAGTGGCCTGGTGGCCAGCCACAAAGACCCCAACAGGATGACCAGTGGCCCCAGGGCTCCTGCCACCCCTGTGGGCTTCGGGGTCATCCCCGAGGGGTTTGTCAATCCTGGAGACCGAGCTGGAGGACCGCTCACACCACCCTTAGACGAGATCTTGAGCAAGGTTACAGAGGTGAGCAACACACTCCGGACCAAGGTACAGCTGTTGGACGAGGTACATGGGCTGGCCCTCGGCCACGAGGCCCACCTACAGCGGCTGCGGGAGGCCCCCCCATCTCCACTCACCTCCCTGGCGCTGCTGGATGAATATGTGGACCGACGTCTGCACCGACTCTGGGGGAGCCTGCTGGATGGTTTCGAGCAGAAGCTGCAGAGCGTCCAGAGTGTGTGCGACCTGCGGGTGCAGGAGGTGCGGCAGCAGTGTGAGGAGGGCCAGGCGGCCAGCCGGAGGCTGCACCAGAGCCTGGATGGCCGGGAGCTGGCCCTTCGCCGGGAGCTCTCACAGCTGGGTACCCGGCTGCAGGGCCTGAGTGTGGCTGGCGGGGGCAGCTGCTGTGGCCAGCTGGCCTTGATCAGTGCCCGCCTAGACAGCCTCGAGAAGAACCTGCAGGCAGTGTCCAAGGCCCAAAGGGGCCACAGCCCCCCTGATGGGGATGACCTCACACGGCTCTCAGCTGCCATGCTTGAGGGGGGTGTGGATGGGCTGCTGGACGGCTTGGAGATGGTCAATGGGACAGAGGGCGGAGCCCAGGGCTGCTgtctggggatgggggaggagggctggggggtGCGCGGCTTCCACACCATGCTAGAAGAGCGTGTGCAGAGACTGGAGGAACGCTTGGTGACACTAGCTGGGGAGCTGAACCATGACAGCGCCCCTTCAGGTAGGCCGGCTCGACCCCTCGTACAGACGGAGCTGGCTGTGCTAGAACAACGGCTGGTTTCGCTGGAGACCTCGTGCACCCCCAGCACCACCTCGGCCATCCTGGACAATCTTGTGGCCGAGGTGAAGGTCTGGCAGAGCCGGAGCGAGGCCCTCCTACGCCAGGTGGCCAGCCACGCAGCCCTCCTCCGGCAGCTCAACGGCACCGTGGCTGACGTCCAGGGACAGCTGGCAGAAGCGACGGGTAGCTCCCTCCAAGGCGAGATCACCCTGCTTAAGGTCAATCTGAACTCTGTGAGCAAGTCACTCACAGGCCTCAGCGACTCTGTCAGCCAGTATTCTGATGCCTTCTTGGCCGCCAACATATCCCTGGATGAGCGGGAACGTAAGGTGGAGGCCGAGGTCCATGCCATCCAGGACCAGGTCAGCAGCCAAGGCTCGCAGCTTCGGGCCGGTCACCGGCAGGTCCTGAGTCTGCGAGGGGAGCTGGAGCGACTCAAGGCCAGTGTGGCCGACGTGGCTGGTGGGCTGAGCCGCTGCCAGGACACGGCCCAGGAACTCCAGCACGCAGTGGGCCACTTCAACCAGAGGGTGGCCCAGGTGGAAGGCACCTGCGGGAAGCTGGGCCTGCACGCTGCAGGCCTGGGCCGCCTGCCTGCCGAGTCACTGGGACCCAGGGAGGGCCTGTGGAGCCACATGGACCAGCTGAATCGCACACTGGCCCAGCACACAAAGGACATCGCCCGCCTCCGGGATGACCTGTTGGACTGCCGGGCCCAGCTGGCTGAACAGGTGCGGCCAGGGCAGGCCAACTAG
- the EMILIN3 gene encoding EMILIN-3 isoform X1 encodes MGAFGGHRGTPALLPPRGCALLNLSLPGGPSGVSLELGRGAGGGVGAGGGERRGPKFMLIREEPASRLPSAAPAASSAGHSAGRSHREAPGGRASELRGLRPAAGPRRASGGWTPGGGPARGQVETRGPRWAAAACRSGCAPSRRCSRGRRPRAPRSSLGPRRPVPPATASTRRDGARGCARGRTSRRWSRAPRGSPHPAVSLGPVTPWEPQRGPTWCGLLGPGPVLWLQSPNSIPQVVALCQAAASPALVKGAAAPPLPQLLVFSSFRALCAYVVHRNVSCVLQEGAESYVKAEYRQCGWGPKCPGTVMYRTVFRPKYKVGYKTVTDLAWRCCPGLTGEGCPEHLTDHGATPPRPEPEPQIPSGQVGSGPRPLPSSRAAPIPHGRKGPGLFGERLERLEGDVQRLAQAYGTLSGLVASHKDPNRMTSGPRAPATPVGFGVIPEGFVNPGDRAGGPLTPPLDEILSKVTEVSNTLRTKVQLLDEVHGLALGHEAHLQRLREAPPSPLTSLALLDEYVDRRLHRLWGSLLDGFEQKLQSVQSVCDLRVQEVRQQCEEGQAASRRLHQSLDGRELALRRELSQLGTRLQGLSVAGGGSCCGQLALISARLDSLEKNLQAVSKAQRGHSPPDGDDLTRLSAAMLEGGVDGLLDGLEMVNGTEGGAQGCCLGMGEEGWGVRGFHTMLEERVQRLEERLVTLAGELNHDSAPSGRPARPLVQTELAVLEQRLVSLETSCTPSTTSAILDNLVAEVKVWQSRSEALLRQVASHAALLRQLNGTVADVQGQLAEATGSSLQGEITLLKVNLNSVSKSLTGLSDSVSQYSDAFLAANISLDERERKVEAEVHAIQDQVSSQGSQLRAGHRQVLSLRGELERLKASVADVAGGLSRCQDTAQELQHAVGHFNQRVAQVEGTCGKLGLHAAGLGRLPAESLGPREGLWSHMDQLNRTLAQHTKDIARLRDDLLDCRAQLAEQVRPGQAN; translated from the exons ATGGGTGCGTTTGGGGGCCATCGCGGGACGCCTGCGCTCCTGCCACCCCGGGGCTGCGCCCTTCTTAACCTCTCGCTACCGGGCGGCCCCTCGGGCGTCAGCTTGGAACTGGGGCGGGGGGCTGGCGGCGGAGTGGGGGCCGGCGGAGGAGAGCGACGCGGCCCCAAGTTTATGCTAATCCGTGAAGagcccgcctcccgcctcccctcGGCGGCCCCAGCCGCGAGCAGCGCCGGCCACTCGGCGGGACGCAGCCACCGAGAAGCGCCAGGCGGCCGGGCCAGCGAGCTCCGGGGGCTGCGACCGGCGGCGGGACCCCGGCGGGCGAGCGGCGGGTGGACACCCGGCGGGGGCCCCGCGCGGGGCCAGGTGGAGACCCGGGGGCCGCGATgggccgccgccgcctgccggtcTGGCTGTGCGCCGTCGCGGCGCTGCTCTCGGGGGCGCAGGCCAAGGGCACCCCGCTCCTCGCTCGGCCCGCGCCGCCCGGTGCCTCCCGCTACAGCCTCTACACGACGGGATGGCGCCCGCGGCTGCGCCCGGGGCCGCACAA GTAGGAGATGGAGCCGAGCTCCCCGCGGCTCGCCTCATCCCGCAGTCAGCCTGGGCCCCGTAACCCCTTGGGAGCCCCAGCGTGGCCCCACCTGGTGTGGGCTCCTGGGTCCCGGGCCCGTGTTGTGGCTCCAGAGTCCCAACAGCATTCCACAGGTTGTCGCCTTATGCCAGGCAGCTGCCTCCCCAGCCCTTGTGAAAGGggctgctgcccctcccctgcctcagCTTCTGGTCTTTAGTAGCTTCAG GGCCCTCTGTGCCTACGTTGTGCACAGGAACGTGTCCTGTGTcctacaggagggagcagagagcTATGTAAAGGCTGAATACCGGCAGTGCGGATGGGGGCCCAAGTGCCCCGGGACGGTCAT GTACCGCACGGTGTTCAGACCCAAATACAAGGTGGGCTACAAGACAGTGACAGACCTCGCCTGGCGTTGCTGCCCCGGCCTCACTGGAGAAGGCTGCCCCGAGCACCTCACAGACCACGGGGCCACCCCACCTCGGCCAGAGCCTGAGCCCCAGATTCCCTCAGGGCAGGTGGGCTCAGGCCCCAGGCCCCTTCCTTCTAGCAGAGCAGCCCCCATCCCCCACG gaaggaaaggccCAGGGCTGTTTGGTGAACGGCTAGAACGTCTCGAAGGTGATGTCCAGCGTCTAGCACAAGCATATGGTACCCTCAGTGGCCTGGTGGCCAGCCACAAAGACCCCAACAGGATGACCAGTGGCCCCAGGGCTCCTGCCACCCCTGTGGGCTTCGGGGTCATCCCCGAGGGGTTTGTCAATCCTGGAGACCGAGCTGGAGGACCGCTCACACCACCCTTAGACGAGATCTTGAGCAAGGTTACAGAGGTGAGCAACACACTCCGGACCAAGGTACAGCTGTTGGACGAGGTACATGGGCTGGCCCTCGGCCACGAGGCCCACCTACAGCGGCTGCGGGAGGCCCCCCCATCTCCACTCACCTCCCTGGCGCTGCTGGATGAATATGTGGACCGACGTCTGCACCGACTCTGGGGGAGCCTGCTGGATGGTTTCGAGCAGAAGCTGCAGAGCGTCCAGAGTGTGTGCGACCTGCGGGTGCAGGAGGTGCGGCAGCAGTGTGAGGAGGGCCAGGCGGCCAGCCGGAGGCTGCACCAGAGCCTGGATGGCCGGGAGCTGGCCCTTCGCCGGGAGCTCTCACAGCTGGGTACCCGGCTGCAGGGCCTGAGTGTGGCTGGCGGGGGCAGCTGCTGTGGCCAGCTGGCCTTGATCAGTGCCCGCCTAGACAGCCTCGAGAAGAACCTGCAGGCAGTGTCCAAGGCCCAAAGGGGCCACAGCCCCCCTGATGGGGATGACCTCACACGGCTCTCAGCTGCCATGCTTGAGGGGGGTGTGGATGGGCTGCTGGACGGCTTGGAGATGGTCAATGGGACAGAGGGCGGAGCCCAGGGCTGCTgtctggggatgggggaggagggctggggggtGCGCGGCTTCCACACCATGCTAGAAGAGCGTGTGCAGAGACTGGAGGAACGCTTGGTGACACTAGCTGGGGAGCTGAACCATGACAGCGCCCCTTCAGGTAGGCCGGCTCGACCCCTCGTACAGACGGAGCTGGCTGTGCTAGAACAACGGCTGGTTTCGCTGGAGACCTCGTGCACCCCCAGCACCACCTCGGCCATCCTGGACAATCTTGTGGCCGAGGTGAAGGTCTGGCAGAGCCGGAGCGAGGCCCTCCTACGCCAGGTGGCCAGCCACGCAGCCCTCCTCCGGCAGCTCAACGGCACCGTGGCTGACGTCCAGGGACAGCTGGCAGAAGCGACGGGTAGCTCCCTCCAAGGCGAGATCACCCTGCTTAAGGTCAATCTGAACTCTGTGAGCAAGTCACTCACAGGCCTCAGCGACTCTGTCAGCCAGTATTCTGATGCCTTCTTGGCCGCCAACATATCCCTGGATGAGCGGGAACGTAAGGTGGAGGCCGAGGTCCATGCCATCCAGGACCAGGTCAGCAGCCAAGGCTCGCAGCTTCGGGCCGGTCACCGGCAGGTCCTGAGTCTGCGAGGGGAGCTGGAGCGACTCAAGGCCAGTGTGGCCGACGTGGCTGGTGGGCTGAGCCGCTGCCAGGACACGGCCCAGGAACTCCAGCACGCAGTGGGCCACTTCAACCAGAGGGTGGCCCAGGTGGAAGGCACCTGCGGGAAGCTGGGCCTGCACGCTGCAGGCCTGGGCCGCCTGCCTGCCGAGTCACTGGGACCCAGGGAGGGCCTGTGGAGCCACATGGACCAGCTGAATCGCACACTGGCCCAGCACACAAAGGACATCGCCCGCCTCCGGGATGACCTGTTGGACTGCCGGGCCCAGCTGGCTGAACAGGTGCGGCCAGGGCAGGCCAACTAG
- the EMILIN3 gene encoding EMILIN-3 isoform X3: MGRRRLPVWLCAVAALLSGAQAKGTPLLARPAPPGASRYSLYTTGWRPRLRPGPHKALCAYVVHRNVSCVLQEGAESYVKAEYRQCGWGPKCPGTVMYRTVFRPKYKVGYKTVTDLAWRCCPGLTGEGCPEHLTDHGATPPRPEPEPQIPSGQVGSGPRPLPSSRAAPIPHGRKGPGLFGERLERLEGDVQRLAQAYGTLSGLVASHKDPNRMTSGPRAPATPVGFGVIPEGFVNPGDRAGGPLTPPLDEILSKVTEVSNTLRTKVQLLDEVHGLALGHEAHLQRLREAPPSPLTSLALLDEYVDRRLHRLWGSLLDGFEQKLQSVQSVCDLRVQEVRQQCEEGQAASRRLHQSLDGRELALRRELSQLGTRLQGLSVAGGGSCCGQLALISARLDSLEKNLQAVSKAQRGHSPPDGDDLTRLSAAMLEGGVDGLLDGLEMVNGTEGGAQGCCLGMGEEGWGVRGFHTMLEERVQRLEERLVTLAGELNHDSAPSGRPARPLVQTELAVLEQRLVSLETSCTPSTTSAILDNLVAEVKVWQSRSEALLRQVASHAALLRQLNGTVADVQGQLAEATGSSLQGEITLLKVNLNSVSKSLTGLSDSVSQYSDAFLAANISLDERERKVEAEVHAIQDQVSSQGSQLRAGHRQVLSLRGELERLKASVADVAGGLSRCQDTAQELQHAVGHFNQRVAQVEGTCGKLGLHAAGLGRLPAESLGPREGLWSHMDQLNRTLAQHTKDIARLRDDLLDCRAQLAEQVRPGQAN, from the exons ATgggccgccgccgcctgccggtcTGGCTGTGCGCCGTCGCGGCGCTGCTCTCGGGGGCGCAGGCCAAGGGCACCCCGCTCCTCGCTCGGCCCGCGCCGCCCGGTGCCTCCCGCTACAGCCTCTACACGACGGGATGGCGCCCGCGGCTGCGCCCGGGGCCGCACAA GGCCCTCTGTGCCTACGTTGTGCACAGGAACGTGTCCTGTGTcctacaggagggagcagagagcTATGTAAAGGCTGAATACCGGCAGTGCGGATGGGGGCCCAAGTGCCCCGGGACGGTCAT GTACCGCACGGTGTTCAGACCCAAATACAAGGTGGGCTACAAGACAGTGACAGACCTCGCCTGGCGTTGCTGCCCCGGCCTCACTGGAGAAGGCTGCCCCGAGCACCTCACAGACCACGGGGCCACCCCACCTCGGCCAGAGCCTGAGCCCCAGATTCCCTCAGGGCAGGTGGGCTCAGGCCCCAGGCCCCTTCCTTCTAGCAGAGCAGCCCCCATCCCCCACG gaaggaaaggccCAGGGCTGTTTGGTGAACGGCTAGAACGTCTCGAAGGTGATGTCCAGCGTCTAGCACAAGCATATGGTACCCTCAGTGGCCTGGTGGCCAGCCACAAAGACCCCAACAGGATGACCAGTGGCCCCAGGGCTCCTGCCACCCCTGTGGGCTTCGGGGTCATCCCCGAGGGGTTTGTCAATCCTGGAGACCGAGCTGGAGGACCGCTCACACCACCCTTAGACGAGATCTTGAGCAAGGTTACAGAGGTGAGCAACACACTCCGGACCAAGGTACAGCTGTTGGACGAGGTACATGGGCTGGCCCTCGGCCACGAGGCCCACCTACAGCGGCTGCGGGAGGCCCCCCCATCTCCACTCACCTCCCTGGCGCTGCTGGATGAATATGTGGACCGACGTCTGCACCGACTCTGGGGGAGCCTGCTGGATGGTTTCGAGCAGAAGCTGCAGAGCGTCCAGAGTGTGTGCGACCTGCGGGTGCAGGAGGTGCGGCAGCAGTGTGAGGAGGGCCAGGCGGCCAGCCGGAGGCTGCACCAGAGCCTGGATGGCCGGGAGCTGGCCCTTCGCCGGGAGCTCTCACAGCTGGGTACCCGGCTGCAGGGCCTGAGTGTGGCTGGCGGGGGCAGCTGCTGTGGCCAGCTGGCCTTGATCAGTGCCCGCCTAGACAGCCTCGAGAAGAACCTGCAGGCAGTGTCCAAGGCCCAAAGGGGCCACAGCCCCCCTGATGGGGATGACCTCACACGGCTCTCAGCTGCCATGCTTGAGGGGGGTGTGGATGGGCTGCTGGACGGCTTGGAGATGGTCAATGGGACAGAGGGCGGAGCCCAGGGCTGCTgtctggggatgggggaggagggctggggggtGCGCGGCTTCCACACCATGCTAGAAGAGCGTGTGCAGAGACTGGAGGAACGCTTGGTGACACTAGCTGGGGAGCTGAACCATGACAGCGCCCCTTCAGGTAGGCCGGCTCGACCCCTCGTACAGACGGAGCTGGCTGTGCTAGAACAACGGCTGGTTTCGCTGGAGACCTCGTGCACCCCCAGCACCACCTCGGCCATCCTGGACAATCTTGTGGCCGAGGTGAAGGTCTGGCAGAGCCGGAGCGAGGCCCTCCTACGCCAGGTGGCCAGCCACGCAGCCCTCCTCCGGCAGCTCAACGGCACCGTGGCTGACGTCCAGGGACAGCTGGCAGAAGCGACGGGTAGCTCCCTCCAAGGCGAGATCACCCTGCTTAAGGTCAATCTGAACTCTGTGAGCAAGTCACTCACAGGCCTCAGCGACTCTGTCAGCCAGTATTCTGATGCCTTCTTGGCCGCCAACATATCCCTGGATGAGCGGGAACGTAAGGTGGAGGCCGAGGTCCATGCCATCCAGGACCAGGTCAGCAGCCAAGGCTCGCAGCTTCGGGCCGGTCACCGGCAGGTCCTGAGTCTGCGAGGGGAGCTGGAGCGACTCAAGGCCAGTGTGGCCGACGTGGCTGGTGGGCTGAGCCGCTGCCAGGACACGGCCCAGGAACTCCAGCACGCAGTGGGCCACTTCAACCAGAGGGTGGCCCAGGTGGAAGGCACCTGCGGGAAGCTGGGCCTGCACGCTGCAGGCCTGGGCCGCCTGCCTGCCGAGTCACTGGGACCCAGGGAGGGCCTGTGGAGCCACATGGACCAGCTGAATCGCACACTGGCCCAGCACACAAAGGACATCGCCCGCCTCCGGGATGACCTGTTGGACTGCCGGGCCCAGCTGGCTGAACAGGTGCGGCCAGGGCAGGCCAACTAG
- the EMILIN3 gene encoding EMILIN-3 isoform X2, whose product MGAFGGHRGTPALLPPRGCALLNLSLPGGPSGVSLELGRGAGGGVGAGGGERRGPKFMLIREEPASRLPSAAPAASSAGHSAGRSHREAPGGRASELRGLRPAAGPRRASGGWTPGGGPARGQVETRGPRWAAAACRSGCAPSRRCSRGRRPRAPRSSLGPRRPVPPATASTRRDGARGCARGRTRRKGPGLFGERLERLEGDVQRLAQAYGTLSGLVASHKDPNRMTSGPRAPATPVGFGVIPEGFVNPGDRAGGPLTPPLDEILSKVTEVSNTLRTKVQLLDEVHGLALGHEAHLQRLREAPPSPLTSLALLDEYVDRRLHRLWGSLLDGFEQKLQSVQSVCDLRVQEVRQQCEEGQAASRRLHQSLDGRELALRRELSQLGTRLQGLSVAGGGSCCGQLALISARLDSLEKNLQAVSKAQRGHSPPDGDDLTRLSAAMLEGGVDGLLDGLEMVNGTEGGAQGCCLGMGEEGWGVRGFHTMLEERVQRLEERLVTLAGELNHDSAPSGRPARPLVQTELAVLEQRLVSLETSCTPSTTSAILDNLVAEVKVWQSRSEALLRQVASHAALLRQLNGTVADVQGQLAEATGSSLQGEITLLKVNLNSVSKSLTGLSDSVSQYSDAFLAANISLDERERKVEAEVHAIQDQVSSQGSQLRAGHRQVLSLRGELERLKASVADVAGGLSRCQDTAQELQHAVGHFNQRVAQVEGTCGKLGLHAAGLGRLPAESLGPREGLWSHMDQLNRTLAQHTKDIARLRDDLLDCRAQLAEQVRPGQAN is encoded by the exons ATGGGTGCGTTTGGGGGCCATCGCGGGACGCCTGCGCTCCTGCCACCCCGGGGCTGCGCCCTTCTTAACCTCTCGCTACCGGGCGGCCCCTCGGGCGTCAGCTTGGAACTGGGGCGGGGGGCTGGCGGCGGAGTGGGGGCCGGCGGAGGAGAGCGACGCGGCCCCAAGTTTATGCTAATCCGTGAAGagcccgcctcccgcctcccctcGGCGGCCCCAGCCGCGAGCAGCGCCGGCCACTCGGCGGGACGCAGCCACCGAGAAGCGCCAGGCGGCCGGGCCAGCGAGCTCCGGGGGCTGCGACCGGCGGCGGGACCCCGGCGGGCGAGCGGCGGGTGGACACCCGGCGGGGGCCCCGCGCGGGGCCAGGTGGAGACCCGGGGGCCGCGATgggccgccgccgcctgccggtcTGGCTGTGCGCCGTCGCGGCGCTGCTCTCGGGGGCGCAGGCCAAGGGCACCCCGCTCCTCGCTCGGCCCGCGCCGCCCGGTGCCTCCCGCTACAGCCTCTACACGACGGGATGGCGCCCGCGGCTGCGCCCGGGGCCGCACAA gaaggaaaggccCAGGGCTGTTTGGTGAACGGCTAGAACGTCTCGAAGGTGATGTCCAGCGTCTAGCACAAGCATATGGTACCCTCAGTGGCCTGGTGGCCAGCCACAAAGACCCCAACAGGATGACCAGTGGCCCCAGGGCTCCTGCCACCCCTGTGGGCTTCGGGGTCATCCCCGAGGGGTTTGTCAATCCTGGAGACCGAGCTGGAGGACCGCTCACACCACCCTTAGACGAGATCTTGAGCAAGGTTACAGAGGTGAGCAACACACTCCGGACCAAGGTACAGCTGTTGGACGAGGTACATGGGCTGGCCCTCGGCCACGAGGCCCACCTACAGCGGCTGCGGGAGGCCCCCCCATCTCCACTCACCTCCCTGGCGCTGCTGGATGAATATGTGGACCGACGTCTGCACCGACTCTGGGGGAGCCTGCTGGATGGTTTCGAGCAGAAGCTGCAGAGCGTCCAGAGTGTGTGCGACCTGCGGGTGCAGGAGGTGCGGCAGCAGTGTGAGGAGGGCCAGGCGGCCAGCCGGAGGCTGCACCAGAGCCTGGATGGCCGGGAGCTGGCCCTTCGCCGGGAGCTCTCACAGCTGGGTACCCGGCTGCAGGGCCTGAGTGTGGCTGGCGGGGGCAGCTGCTGTGGCCAGCTGGCCTTGATCAGTGCCCGCCTAGACAGCCTCGAGAAGAACCTGCAGGCAGTGTCCAAGGCCCAAAGGGGCCACAGCCCCCCTGATGGGGATGACCTCACACGGCTCTCAGCTGCCATGCTTGAGGGGGGTGTGGATGGGCTGCTGGACGGCTTGGAGATGGTCAATGGGACAGAGGGCGGAGCCCAGGGCTGCTgtctggggatgggggaggagggctggggggtGCGCGGCTTCCACACCATGCTAGAAGAGCGTGTGCAGAGACTGGAGGAACGCTTGGTGACACTAGCTGGGGAGCTGAACCATGACAGCGCCCCTTCAGGTAGGCCGGCTCGACCCCTCGTACAGACGGAGCTGGCTGTGCTAGAACAACGGCTGGTTTCGCTGGAGACCTCGTGCACCCCCAGCACCACCTCGGCCATCCTGGACAATCTTGTGGCCGAGGTGAAGGTCTGGCAGAGCCGGAGCGAGGCCCTCCTACGCCAGGTGGCCAGCCACGCAGCCCTCCTCCGGCAGCTCAACGGCACCGTGGCTGACGTCCAGGGACAGCTGGCAGAAGCGACGGGTAGCTCCCTCCAAGGCGAGATCACCCTGCTTAAGGTCAATCTGAACTCTGTGAGCAAGTCACTCACAGGCCTCAGCGACTCTGTCAGCCAGTATTCTGATGCCTTCTTGGCCGCCAACATATCCCTGGATGAGCGGGAACGTAAGGTGGAGGCCGAGGTCCATGCCATCCAGGACCAGGTCAGCAGCCAAGGCTCGCAGCTTCGGGCCGGTCACCGGCAGGTCCTGAGTCTGCGAGGGGAGCTGGAGCGACTCAAGGCCAGTGTGGCCGACGTGGCTGGTGGGCTGAGCCGCTGCCAGGACACGGCCCAGGAACTCCAGCACGCAGTGGGCCACTTCAACCAGAGGGTGGCCCAGGTGGAAGGCACCTGCGGGAAGCTGGGCCTGCACGCTGCAGGCCTGGGCCGCCTGCCTGCCGAGTCACTGGGACCCAGGGAGGGCCTGTGGAGCCACATGGACCAGCTGAATCGCACACTGGCCCAGCACACAAAGGACATCGCCCGCCTCCGGGATGACCTGTTGGACTGCCGGGCCCAGCTGGCTGAACAGGTGCGGCCAGGGCAGGCCAACTAG